One region of Salvelinus namaycush isolate Seneca chromosome 3, SaNama_1.0, whole genome shotgun sequence genomic DNA includes:
- the LOC120044164 gene encoding uncharacterized protein LOC120044164 produces the protein MKTSWYLIWIFILTLMISTARQEVMYIKGSEGQSVDLSCTPEQTGGAPVSLYLTHRCVRPEREVLFMAKDRSPGTVRVNRKYKDRLKVTGGLNSDLLNVTIARLQRTDTGLYICEFVYTAYPSGRTVSGSLEFFLFVEGTESVCQCSSYPPLIYAISAAAGLLLLVLIWLCAAECAKLRKRHKTQAPIPIYEEMNSGCRGAGSAQNNHPVPTHLEETESPVYANPQARQAQENHYASPRKITLKP, from the exons ATGAAGACCAGCTGGTATTTAATTTGGATATTCATTCTCACACTGATGATCAGCACTG CCCGTCAGGAGGTGATGTACATAAAGGGGTCAGAGGGGCAGTCAGTGGATCTCTCCTGTACACCTGAGCAGACAGGTGGAGCCCCTGTCAGTCTCTACCTGACCCACAGGTGTGTCCGGCCTGAGAGGGAGGTGCTGTTCATGGCCAAGGACCGGAGTCCCGGGACGGTGAGGGTTAACCGGAAGTACAAAGATCGTCTGAAGGTCACAGGCGGATTGAACTCTGACCTGCTCAACGTGACCATAGCCCGTCTACAGCGCACAGACACAGGCCTGTACATCTGTGAGTTTGTCTACACAGCGTACCCCTCTGGCCGAACAGTCTCTGGCAGTCTGGAATTCTTCCTGTTTGTTGAAGGGACAG AGAGCGTGTGTCAGTGCTCCAGCTACCCCCCACTGATCTACGCCATCTCTGCAGCAGCTGGCCTGCTTCTCCTCGTCCTCATCTGGCTGTGTGCAGCAGAGTGT GCTAAGCTGAGAAAACGTCATAAAACACAAGCCCCCATCCCCATCTATGAGGAAATGAACAGTGGGTGTCGAGGAGCTGGAAGTGCCCAAAATAACCATCCTGTGCCTACACACCTGGAGGAAACAGAGTCCCCGGTGTACGCCAACCCCCAGGCCAGACAAGCACAGGAGAACCACTACGCCAGCCCCCGAAAGATCACTCTGAAGCCCTGA